A stretch of the Chanos chanos chromosome 1, fChaCha1.1, whole genome shotgun sequence genome encodes the following:
- the cpsf6 gene encoding cleavage and polyadenylation specificity factor subunit 6 isoform X2, translated as MADGVDHIDIYADVEEEFNQETDYPVHEQIDLYDDVISPSANNGDAPEDRDYLDNLPPTVGSDGGKGAPPNVVYTYTGKRIALYIGNLTWWTTDEDLTDAIRSIGINDVLEIKFFENRANGQSKGFALVCVGSDASSRKLLDLLSKRELHGQNPIVTPCNKQSLSQFELQSRKSTQSGQMSGEGKAGPPGVGPRGGFPLGRGRGRFPGPPGSGGDRFPGPVGPGGPPPHFPGSIQGPPRPPPGPPGPPGPPGPPPPGQGLPPPLSGPPNRGDRPPPPVMFPGQFGQPPMGPIPPGPPPPGYGPPPGPPPPQQGPPPPGPFPPRPPGPIGPPLALAPPPHMQGPPPGGPPPAPHVNPAFFPPPGNNNMPSADSRGPPPSDPYGRPPPYDRGDYGPGGREMDAARTPLSEAEFEEIMNRNRAISSSAISRAVSDASAGDYGSAIETLVTAISLIKQSKVSADDRCKVLISSLQDCLHGIESKSYGSASRRERSRERDHSRSREKSRRHKSRSRDRHEDYYRERSRERDRHRERDRDRERDRDREREYRHR; from the exons ATGGCCGACGGTGTGGATCACATCGATATTTACGCGGATGTGGAGGAGGAGTTTAACCAA GAAACAGACTACCCTGTCCATGAGCAGATAGACTTGTACGATGATGTCATCTCTCCATCTGCTAACAATGGAGATGCTCCAGAAGACCGGGATTACCTTGACAACCTGCCCCCAACTGTGGGCTCTGATGGGGGCAAAGGTGCTCCGCCTAACGTTGTCTACACTTACACTGGCAAAAGGATTGCGCTGTACATAGGCAACTTGACATGG TGGACCACAGATGAAGATTTGACAGATGCCATCAGATCAATAGGCATAAATGATGTACTTGAGATCAAATTCTTTGAAAACCGGGCCAATGGCCAGTCTAAAGG ATTTGCTCTGGTGTGTGTAGGTTCAGATGCATCCTCCAGGAAGCTACTGGACCTTCTGTCTAAGCGTGAGCTCCATGGCCAGAATCCCATCGTCACGCCATGCAACAAGCAGTCACTCAGCCAGTTTGAGTTACAGTCCCGAAAAA GCACGCAGTCAGGTCAGATGTCTGGAGAGGGTAAGGCTGGGCCCCCAGGTGTAGGACCACGCGGTGGCTTCCCTTTGGGTAGGGGCCGAGGGCGTTTTCCGGGTCCACCTGGTTCAGGGGGAGACCGTTTCCCTGGTCCCGTTGGGCCCGGAGGTCCTCCACCTCATTTCCCAG gtAGCATTCAAGGACCGCCTCGCCCTCCACCCGGTCCCCCTGGCCCTCCTGGTCCTCCCGGTCCCCCTCCTCCTGGACAGGGAttaccccctcccctctcagGACCCCCCAACAGGGGTGatcgccccccacccccagtcaTGTTCCCTGGTCAGTTTGGCCAACCCCCAATGGGCCCCATTCCTCCTGGACCCCCTCCACCTGGCTATGGCCCACCTCCAGGCCCACCTCCCCCACAGCAGGGTCCCCCTCCTCCAGGCCCCTTCCCCCCACGGCCCCCTGGTCCTATAGGTCCCCCCCTGGCTCTTGCGCCGCCACCACACATGCAGGGTCCACCCCCTGGAGGCCCACCCCCAGCTCCCCATGTTAACCCTGCTTTCTTCCCCCCACCGGGAAACAACAACATGCCATCGGCAGACAGCAGGGGCCCTCCTCCCAGTGACCCGTATGGACGCCCACCTCCATATGACCGTGGAGACTATGGCCCTGGTGGCAG agagatggatgctGCCAGGACACCACTGAGCGAGGCTGAGTTTGAAGAGATAATGAACAGAAACCGTGCCATCTCCAGCAGCGCCATCTCCAGGGCTGTGTCAGATGCCAGTGCAG GTGATTACGGGAGTGCCATTGAGACTCTCGTCACAGCAATTTCGTTaataaaacagtcaaaagtTTCAGCCGACGACCGCTGCAAAGTGCTCATTAGCTCGCTTCAGGACTGCCTGCATGGCATTGAGTCCAAGTCTTATGGCTCAGCCTCCAG ACGGGAAAGGTCCAGGGAGAGGGATCACAGCCGTTCCCGTGAGAAAAGCCGCCGTCACAAGTCCCGCAGCCGTGATCGACATGAGGACTACTACCGTGAGCGCAGCCGCGAACGGGACAGACACCGTGAACGCGACCGCGACCGTGAAAGGGACCGAGATCGGGAGAGGGAGTACAGGCACCGCTAG
- the cpsf6 gene encoding cleavage and polyadenylation specificity factor subunit 6 isoform X1, with translation MADGVDHIDIYADVEEEFNQETDYPVHEQIDLYDDVISPSANNGDAPEDRDYLDNLPPTVGSDGGKGAPPNVVYTYTGKRIALYIGNLTWWTTDEDLTDAIRSIGINDVLEIKFFENRANGQSKGFALVCVGSDASSRKLLDLLSKRELHGQNPIVTPCNKQSLSQFELQSRKSTQSGQMSGEGKAGPPGVGPRGGFPLGRGRGRFPGPPGSGGDRFPGPVGPGGPPPHFPGSGMRPPELISHRHQESHLMDMNFNCFQTDGSWQPRGSIQGPPRPPPGPPGPPGPPGPPPPGQGLPPPLSGPPNRGDRPPPPVMFPGQFGQPPMGPIPPGPPPPGYGPPPGPPPPQQGPPPPGPFPPRPPGPIGPPLALAPPPHMQGPPPGGPPPAPHVNPAFFPPPGNNNMPSADSRGPPPSDPYGRPPPYDRGDYGPGGREMDAARTPLSEAEFEEIMNRNRAISSSAISRAVSDASAGDYGSAIETLVTAISLIKQSKVSADDRCKVLISSLQDCLHGIESKSYGSASRRERSRERDHSRSREKSRRHKSRSRDRHEDYYRERSRERDRHRERDRDRERDRDREREYRHR, from the exons ATGGCCGACGGTGTGGATCACATCGATATTTACGCGGATGTGGAGGAGGAGTTTAACCAA GAAACAGACTACCCTGTCCATGAGCAGATAGACTTGTACGATGATGTCATCTCTCCATCTGCTAACAATGGAGATGCTCCAGAAGACCGGGATTACCTTGACAACCTGCCCCCAACTGTGGGCTCTGATGGGGGCAAAGGTGCTCCGCCTAACGTTGTCTACACTTACACTGGCAAAAGGATTGCGCTGTACATAGGCAACTTGACATGG TGGACCACAGATGAAGATTTGACAGATGCCATCAGATCAATAGGCATAAATGATGTACTTGAGATCAAATTCTTTGAAAACCGGGCCAATGGCCAGTCTAAAGG ATTTGCTCTGGTGTGTGTAGGTTCAGATGCATCCTCCAGGAAGCTACTGGACCTTCTGTCTAAGCGTGAGCTCCATGGCCAGAATCCCATCGTCACGCCATGCAACAAGCAGTCACTCAGCCAGTTTGAGTTACAGTCCCGAAAAA GCACGCAGTCAGGTCAGATGTCTGGAGAGGGTAAGGCTGGGCCCCCAGGTGTAGGACCACGCGGTGGCTTCCCTTTGGGTAGGGGCCGAGGGCGTTTTCCGGGTCCACCTGGTTCAGGGGGAGACCGTTTCCCTGGTCCCGTTGGGCCCGGAGGTCCTCCACCTCATTTCCCAG GGTCGGGGATGAGGCCACCCGAACTTATTTCCCATAGGCACCAGGAGAGCCATCTGATGGATATGAATTTCAATTGCTTTCAGACGGATGGGAGCTGGCAACCAAGAG gtAGCATTCAAGGACCGCCTCGCCCTCCACCCGGTCCCCCTGGCCCTCCTGGTCCTCCCGGTCCCCCTCCTCCTGGACAGGGAttaccccctcccctctcagGACCCCCCAACAGGGGTGatcgccccccacccccagtcaTGTTCCCTGGTCAGTTTGGCCAACCCCCAATGGGCCCCATTCCTCCTGGACCCCCTCCACCTGGCTATGGCCCACCTCCAGGCCCACCTCCCCCACAGCAGGGTCCCCCTCCTCCAGGCCCCTTCCCCCCACGGCCCCCTGGTCCTATAGGTCCCCCCCTGGCTCTTGCGCCGCCACCACACATGCAGGGTCCACCCCCTGGAGGCCCACCCCCAGCTCCCCATGTTAACCCTGCTTTCTTCCCCCCACCGGGAAACAACAACATGCCATCGGCAGACAGCAGGGGCCCTCCTCCCAGTGACCCGTATGGACGCCCACCTCCATATGACCGTGGAGACTATGGCCCTGGTGGCAG agagatggatgctGCCAGGACACCACTGAGCGAGGCTGAGTTTGAAGAGATAATGAACAGAAACCGTGCCATCTCCAGCAGCGCCATCTCCAGGGCTGTGTCAGATGCCAGTGCAG GTGATTACGGGAGTGCCATTGAGACTCTCGTCACAGCAATTTCGTTaataaaacagtcaaaagtTTCAGCCGACGACCGCTGCAAAGTGCTCATTAGCTCGCTTCAGGACTGCCTGCATGGCATTGAGTCCAAGTCTTATGGCTCAGCCTCCAG ACGGGAAAGGTCCAGGGAGAGGGATCACAGCCGTTCCCGTGAGAAAAGCCGCCGTCACAAGTCCCGCAGCCGTGATCGACATGAGGACTACTACCGTGAGCGCAGCCGCGAACGGGACAGACACCGTGAACGCGACCGCGACCGTGAAAGGGACCGAGATCGGGAGAGGGAGTACAGGCACCGCTAG
- the cct2 gene encoding T-complex protein 1 subunit beta, translating to MASLSMAPVSIFKQGADEEKAETARLSSFVGAIAIGDLVKSTLGPKGMDKILLGGGRESSVTVTNDGATILKAIGVDNPAAKVLVDMSKVQDDEVGDGTTSVTVLAAELLREAELLIAKKIHPQIIISGWRKATQAAREALKEAAVDHGNDQVKFEEDLLNIARTTLSSKLLTHHKDHFAKLAVEAVLRLKGSGNLEAIHVIKKLGGSLTDSYLDEGFLLDKKIGVNQPKRLENANILIANTGMDTDKIKIFGSRVRVDSTAKVAEIELAEKEKMKEKVERILKHGINCFINRQLIYNYPEQLFAAAGVMAIEHADFVGVERLALVTGGEITSTFDHPELVKLGHCKLIEEVMIGEDTLIHFSGVAMGEACTIVLRGATQQILDEAERSLHDALCVLAQTVKETRTVYGGGCSEMLMAKVVTDVANRTPGKEAVAMESFAKALRMLPTIIADNAGYDSADLVAQLRAAHQENKNTFGLNMNEGTIGDMAELGITESFQVKRQVLLSAAEAAEMILRVDDIIKAAPRKRVPDHHPC from the exons ATG GCGTCCTTATCAATGGCCCCAGTGAGCATTTTCAAGCAAGGTGCTGATGAGGAGAAAGCAGAGACTGCACGCCTG TCCTCATTTGTTGGAGCCATTGCAATAGGGGATCTGGTTAAAAGCACTCTGGGACCAAAAGGAATG GATAAAATCCTCTTAGGCGGTGGTAGAGAGAGCTCAGTCACAGTGACCAATGATGGGGCCACTATTCTGAAAGCTATAGGTGTGGACAACCCAGCAGCTAAAGTTTTGGTTG ataTGTCCAAAGTCCAGGATGATGAGGTTGGAGATGGCACCACTTCAGTGACAGTTCTTGCAGCAGAGCTGCTGAGG GAAGCTGAGCTCCTGATTGCAAAGAAGATCCACCCTCAGATCATTATCTCTGGTTGGAGGAAGGCTACACAGGCTGCCCGTGAAGCTCTGAAGGAGGCTGCTGTGGATCACGG AAACGACCAGGTGAAATTTGAGGAGGACCTTCTGAACATTGCCCGCACCACTCTGTCTTCCAAACTGCTGACCCACCACAAAGACCACTTTGCCAAGCTGGCTGTGGAGGCTGTACTGAGGCTCAAGGGCTCTGGTAACCTTGAGGCGATCCACGTCATCAAAAAACTGGGAGGAAGCCTCACGGACTCATATTTGGATGAAG GATTTTTGCTTGACAAGAAGATTGGTGTCAACCAACCCAAGAGACTGGAGAACGCCAACATCCTTATTGCCAACACTGGCATGGATACAGACAAGATAAAG ATCTTTGGCTCTAGAGTGCGTGTGGACTCGACGGCTAAGGTAGCAGAAATTGAGTTGGCAGAGaaggaaaagatgaaagagaaagtggaACGCATCCTGAAGCACGGCATCAATTGTTTCATCAACAG GCAGCTGATCTATAACTACCCTGAGCAGCTCTTTGCTGCAGCTGGAGTGATGGCCATTGAGCATGCAGATTTTGTCGGAGTGGAGCGCCTGGCTCTGGTCACAG GCGGAGAGATCACGTCAACCTTTGACCACCCTGAGCTTGTGAAGTTGGGCCACTGCAAACTGATTGAAGAGGTGATGATTGGAGAggacacactcattcatttctctgGAGTAGCCATGG GTGAGGCCTGCACCATTGTCCTGCGCGGTGCCACTCAGCAGATCCTGGATGAGGCCGAGCGATCCCTGCACgatgctctctgtgttttggctCAGACTGTCAAAGAGACTCGCACTGTTTACGGTGGAG gaTGTTCTGAGATGCTGATGGCAAAGGTGGTTACTGACGTCGCCAACAGAACACCAGGCAAAGAGGCCGTGGCCATGGAGTCTTTCGCTAAAGCACTTAGAATG CTGCCCACTATCATTGCTGACAACGCGGGTTATGACAGCGCCGACCTGGTGGCTCAACTCAGAGCGGCCCACCAAGAGAACAAGAACACTTTTGGCCTGA ACATGAATGAGGGCACCATTGGAGACATGGCAGAATTGGGTATCACAGAGAGTTTCCAGGTGAAGAGACAGGTACTGCTGAGTGCTGCTGAGGCTGCAGAGATGATCCTGCGTgtggatgacatcatcaaagcTGCACCAAG GAAACGAGTACCTGACCACCACCCCTGTTGA